A window of Candidatus Effluviviaceae Genus V sp. genomic DNA:
CGTGAATGTCGAAGACGTCGACGCCGAGGGAGGTCGCGGCCTGGGCGGCCTCGGCCACCGTGTTGGGAATGTCGTGGTACTTGAGATCGAGAAAAACGCCCGAGCCCGTCGACTTCAGCTCCCGGACGAGATCGGGACCCTCGGCCGTGAAGAGCCGACTTCCAACCTTGAAGTGGGAGACGTACCGGCCCGTCCTCTCAGCGAGTTCGATCGCCCGCGCGCGGTCCGGGACATCGAGGGCCACGATGAGCCTGCTTGGCTGCTTCTCTGCCATCATGCTGCCTCCCCCCTTGCAGCGCCGATGTAGGTATCGATCCGTTCCACACCGTTTCGTTCCATGAACTCGACGAGCCCTCCGACGATCTCGGTCGCGGAGCCGGGGTCACCGTAGAGGGCGGTTCCCATCTCGACCGCCGTGGCCCCCGCCATCATGTACTCGAGGACGTCGCCCGCGCACCCGGCGCCTCCCGATCCGACCACGGGGATGTCGACCGAGCCCGCGATCCTCCAGACGAGCGCCAGGTTGACCGGCTTGAGCGGCGGGCCCGAGAGCCCGCCCGTCACATTGCCGAGCACGGGGCGACGCGCGTCGAGGTCGATGCGCATGCCCGTCATCGTGTTGGCGACGATCAGCGCATCGGTCCCCGCGTCGGCGGCGGACCGGGCGACGACGGTGGCGTTCGCGGTCTGAGGCGACAGTTTGAGGAAGAGCGGCTTTGTCGTCGACGCCCGTGCGCGCGCAACGAAGAGGGCGGTGCTTTCAGGGTCGTCCCAGAGCGGACACGCCGCCCGCTCGACGTTCGGACACGAGATGTTGATCTCGAGCGCATCCACCTCCGTCCGCGCACCGACGGCCTCCGCGAGCGTCGCGACCTCCTCGGCAGACGTCCCGGCGATGCTCGCGATGAGCGGCGCCGGGAGCTCTGCCGACTCGGGCAGCTTCTCGTCAAGGAACCGCTCGAGTCCCACGTTCTCGAGTCCGATGGCGTTGAGGAGTCCTCCGCCCGCCTCGACCAGC
This region includes:
- a CDS encoding dihydroorotate dehydrogenase; amino-acid sequence: MTDLRVELAGLTLRNPVILASGTVGYGAEYRELVEFETVGAFVTKTITLEPRSGNAPPRLVEAGGGLLNAIGLENVGLERFLDEKLPESAELPAPLIASIAGTSAEEVATLAEAVGARTEVDALEINISCPNVERAACPLWDDPESTALFVARARASTTKPLFLKLSPQTANATVVARSAADAGTDALIVANTMTGMRIDLDARRPVLGNVTGGLSGPPLKPVNLALVWRIAGSVDIPVVGSGGAGCAGDVLEYMMAGATAVEMGTALYGDPGSATEIVGGLVEFMERNGVERIDTYIGAARGEAA